The DNA region CCTCCCCGCTGGGCTGCCTGCTCCCGGCCACGCGTCTGGAACACTTTGTTGGGCAGGTGGCGCTGGCCTCCAGCCCGACCCATAAATCGGACCTCGCCATTGCCGGCGCGGTGGTGATTACCTGGGCAGTTTCTCGCGCTATCGACGGCGAAAGCTGGCAGAACATCGTCGACGCGCTGCCGGGTATCGCCCGCTATGCGCAGGAGGCGAAAACCACCACCTTTAGCGCATCGCTGGCGGCACGTATTGAGCTGGCGCTTAAGACCGTGCGGGAAGCCAACGGTATCGACTCTGCCAGCGAGCAGATTTATCAGCTGATTGGCGCGGGAACCAGCACCATTGAGTCCGTTCCGGCAGCCATTGCCATGGTTGAACTGGCGGGAACCGACCCGAACCGCTGCGCCATTTTATGCGCCAACCTGGGCGGCGACACCGACACCATTGGCGCCATGGCGACGGCCATCTGCGGCGCGCTGCACGGCGTACGGGCGATTGATCCGGCGCTTAAAGCCGAGCTCGACGCCGTTAACCAGCTCGATTTCGGCCACTATTGCGAGAAGCTGTTGCACTACCGGGAGCAAAGGGAGGGCGTATGACGTCATTTGCCCAACGTCTTGATGCTCTGCACGCCACGCGCCCGGTGACGGTGCTGGGCGCAGCGGTGATTGACGTCATCGCCGACGCCTACGCCCTGCCCTGGCGCGGGTGCGATATCGAGCTCAAACAGCAGGGTGTGAATATTGGCGGCTGCGCGCTGAATATCGCTATCGCCCTGAAGCGGCTCGGCATTTCGGCGCAAAACGCCCTGCCCGTCGGCCACGGCGTGTGGGCGGATATCATCCGCAACGCCATGGCGAAGCAGGATCTGCACAGCGCCATCGAGGCCGAAACCGGCGACAACGGCTGGTGCCTGGCGCTGGTGGAGCCAGACGGCGAGCGCACCTTTATGTCCTTTAGCGGCGTGGAGAACCAGTGGCAGCAGGGCTGGCTTGATGTGCTAAACATCCCGCAAAACAGCCTGGTCTATTTGTCCGGCTATCAGCTGGCCTCGCCGTGCGGCGAGCTGCTAACGGACTGGCTGGAGGGGTTGCAGGACGTGACGGCCTTTATCGATTTTGGCCCCCGCATCGCGGACATCCCCGACGCGCTGATGGCGCGGATTATGGCCTGCAGGCCAATCGTCTCCCTTAACCGTCAGGAAGCGGAAATCGCAGCCGGGCGGCCAGGCGTCGGAGTTGAAAACCTGGGGACGGAGTGGCAGCAGCGCTTCGGGGCCGCGCTGATTGTGCGCCACGATAAAGACGGCGCGGTCTGGTATGACGGCGGTTGTTCAGGCGTGGTTCCGGCGTTTCCGGCAACGGTCGTGGACACCATCGGCGCGGGCGACAGCCACGCGGGCGGTACGCTTGCCGGGCTGGCGGCGGGATGGCCGCTGGCAGACGCCGTTCTGCTGGGAAATGCCGTGGCGTCCTGGGTTGTCAGCCACCGCGGCGGGGATTGCGCCCCCACCCGTGAGGAATTACTCCTCGCACACAAAGACGTATAGATCGCTGCGACAGTAGCTGATGCTGTACTCAATCGGCCGGTGCTGTTGGTCAAGCGCAACCTGCTTGATCACCAGCACCGGTATTTTTTCATCCATCTTAATGTGCGCCTGAAACTCGCTGTCCGGCAAGC from Enterobacter chengduensis includes:
- a CDS encoding ADP-ribosylglycohydrolase family protein → MKQERVLGALYGQALGDAMGMPSELWPRKRVKAHFGWIDRFLPGPAENNAACYFKQAEFTDDTSMALCLADAIIECEGDINADVIGKHILNWALDFDAFNKNVLGPTSKIALNAIRDGKPVSELENNGVTNGAAMRASPLGCLLPATRLEHFVGQVALASSPTHKSDLAIAGAVVITWAVSRAIDGESWQNIVDALPGIARYAQEAKTTTFSASLAARIELALKTVREANGIDSASEQIYQLIGAGTSTIESVPAAIAMVELAGTDPNRCAILCANLGGDTDTIGAMATAICGALHGVRAIDPALKAELDAVNQLDFGHYCEKLLHYREQREGV
- a CDS encoding PfkB family carbohydrate kinase; its protein translation is MTSFAQRLDALHATRPVTVLGAAVIDVIADAYALPWRGCDIELKQQGVNIGGCALNIAIALKRLGISAQNALPVGHGVWADIIRNAMAKQDLHSAIEAETGDNGWCLALVEPDGERTFMSFSGVENQWQQGWLDVLNIPQNSLVYLSGYQLASPCGELLTDWLEGLQDVTAFIDFGPRIADIPDALMARIMACRPIVSLNRQEAEIAAGRPGVGVENLGTEWQQRFGAALIVRHDKDGAVWYDGGCSGVVPAFPATVVDTIGAGDSHAGGTLAGLAAGWPLADAVLLGNAVASWVVSHRGGDCAPTREELLLAHKDV